The Marivirga tractuosa DSM 4126 genome contains the following window.
GATCAGTTTAAGATTGATTCATGTGGAACTGCAGATTATCACATTGGTGAATTACCTGATGAAAGAACTTGTGAGAATGCCTTAAAAAACGGATTGGAATTAAAACAAAGAGCCCGACAATTTGAACCAGCCGATTTCAATCGCTTTGACCATATTTTGGTCATGGATAATGCCAATAAAATGAAAGTAATAGGTCTTGCAAGCTCTGAGGAGCATTTACACAAAGTTCAATTAATGCGAGACTTTGAAACTGAATCGAATTTACAAGGTAGCGATGTTCCAGACCCTTATTATGGAGGAACTGAAGGCTTCCAAAATGTATATAATATCTTAGACAGATGCACTGATAATCTGTTAAACTATCACCTCCAAGCAATCGAAAACTAATCTACGTGCTGTCTTAATTCTTAATTGAAGCAATATGCCTTTTCAGAATTTCAATTACTAATTAAAAAATTACTAATTATTAATTAATCTAGTTATCCCACCAACTTCTTCTTCTGTTCAATTTTAAATCTTGAAGGATTGATGCTTTCACTCCTATATCTACACTAAACGATTGAAATCTACCAAATGGAACCCAATTGGCATTAATTTGCCAGCAGTGAAGATTTCTGAAGATATTGATGGAAGTTTGTGTAAAGTCATCTTTTTCAAAATCATAACCTGAAGTAAATCCAACTTTCCAGTTTTCAGTAAAATTCACATCACCACTAAAA
Protein-coding sequences here:
- a CDS encoding low molecular weight protein-tyrosine-phosphatase codes for the protein MKKILFVCLGNICRSPLAEGLMTDKIVKSNMEDQFKIDSCGTADYHIGELPDERTCENALKNGLELKQRARQFEPADFNRFDHILVMDNANKMKVIGLASSEEHLHKVQLMRDFETESNLQGSDVPDPYYGGTEGFQNVYNILDRCTDNLLNYHLQAIEN